The genomic stretch AATATTTGTGGTTACTTTCGATTCTAGCATACTTGAATATTTGGGAGGTAACAATAGGTAGTCGGTATTGGATCCTAGAAAATTATTCCTTTATTACAAATTCTCTTGAAGACAAGAATGAATGAATCGGGCTTACCAGTCTACTAAAACATTAGATAGCTAgttttaatcaattataatatttcCAAGCATactaaacaaaaactaaCACTAAATACTTTTCATAACGtcataaataaaaaaaataatcaaataaaataaatattaaaaCTCAATTAGTAACTGTTTATACATATACATACATTTATGGACACTTTTACTAGATATCAAATCTAAGTTAGTACCGTCAAATTATAGTTCTGTCTAATACAAGTAAACAAAGTTTGGATTTCTATCACCAGCATTGATTTGCTCACGTTCTGGCATTGCATTAAAATCTTGTTTATAAGCATCAGTTTGTTTGACTTGGTTCATTCTATgacaaacaaagaaatagGCCAAGGAGCACAATATGGAAAAGCAAACACCAGCAATTGAAGTTGCCAAACCAGGTTTATAAACTGGAGCATCTTTGgccaaaaatataaatgtGGCAATAATACCACCAATGTTACCAAATCCAATTTGCCAAGCAGTACCCACTGATTTACGAATATGAGACCCATTATTCAAAGCTGCCCAACAAACAACCATAGGCATGGCGGTGTATAAACCACTAGCAGTAAGGAAACAACCAACATAACGCACTTTGGGGCTATGAGTTGCACCCAAAATCATGGCAAGACCAACAATAGCCATTATACAAGTACCAATGGCAAATGGTAATCTTCTTTTGAAACGATCGGAAATAAAGGCAACAACATTAATAACACCAAATGCACATACCCAAGGATAAACTGAATGTTGTTGTGCTGACACCGCAGTGTATCCCATTTGTTTGATAATGGTGGCTGCGAAATATGCATAACCGTAAGATGGGATAATTAAACCAAAATATGACAAAGCTGGTAACCAAATTAACCAATCTTTGAAACATTTAGCAACATCTTTGATAgtgtttttgatttcatatGCTGATTTAGTACCAGCCAAAATTTCTAATTTACGTTTCAAAAAAGTACGTTCATTAGCATTCAAAAATCTTGCTTCTTCAGGGAAATCAgcaataatgaaaaacaaaagaatgGCGCAACCAGCAGTTATAGCTCCTTCTATAATGAAAATCCATCGCCAACTTTCTAACCCATGTACCATatttaattcattgatTCTGTAAGCAATGGCTCCCGAGGCAGCACCAGATAATGCTGTACATGAAAAGAAGGCAGAAAACCTACGTTGAGATTCTGCTTTAGAATAATaagttgataataaataaaagatAGATGGGAAAGTGGAAGCTTCAGTGACACCAATTAAAAACCGACAAGCAACTAATCCACCAAAATTTTGTACAAATCCCATACCGATGGAAATACCTCCGAAAAGTAACACCAAAGTGGATAACCAAATGTGAGGTTTCACAAATTTTATACAATAATTGGCTAAAACTTCAAATACAACATAAGGAACGAAAAACACTGTCAAGGCAGTATTATATTGATTACCagttaatttcaaatcgGCAGTTAATCCATAAATATTGGCGTTGGAAATATTGACACGATCCAAAAATGAAAGGAAATATAAAAGACAAAATGGTGGCACAACCCAAAGATCAATTTTCCacattaatttcttttgatttatcCCAAGTTCTTGAGCTAATTGTTCAACTTCAATTTCTGGATCTACTTTATTTTCAGCAATATCTTCTGGGAAAGAATCATCAGAACTGATGTATTCGGGATCTTTTGACATATCCGTCGTGTGTTTTTCTTCAGCAAGAGTTGTCATGTTATTAACAAAATGGAATGGTTACTTGATATTTGAAGGATGTTTTGTTCtgtttggtttggttttgttttgttaaTAAGGTTAACACCAAAAAGTAAGTTAAAGCAACAATAAAAGTGTTGGAGAAGTATAGagaagttaaaaaaaattaacttGGGACTAATGTACCTTCTAAACGAATCTATTTATACGTTCTGTAATTTTCAGGAAATGGGATATACTTGCTCCTATCATAACTAAACCAACATGGTTTTTTAGTCTATTGTTAGTCACATTACGGCTAAATGCTCCGGTATAGGAATGAGTAATTCCATACATTCAGATTTGTGGGGTTTAAATTAGTACTGCGAAACCGCCCTAACTCAcctacaaaaaaaaatttttcctGTGTGAATCTTTTTCCGGTTTGGGACAAAGAGTCAGGATACATAGTTTATTAGACGAGTTATCTGAGTGATATACGAAGTGGAGATGCCATTtgtaaataatttgaaatagaAGATCGATGTAGGTACTACTTTATTTTGATCTTAATAATGAGGTGTTTCTTGCTATTATTACAATCAGGCTTTATTTCAAGAGATTCGGAAGGGTATctagaattattattatcgtTATTCGAATTTCGGaactttaataaaaaataattatagtATGATTCTCTTTCCCCTCCAAATTGATCTTAATGACTAATTTATgtgaagaagttgaaatGGGCAACTTATTCCGGGGATATAATAGTCCTACTCGgttttatcttttaatttcttggtaTAATAAACCCAATATAAGctaattctttatttttcgATTAACGGAGAATCGAGATAGttaattatttaaacaCCGTTCTACCTtaaacaattaatgattATCCGCTAATTAAATTatacgaaaaaaaaaatgagaaACTCGACTAAATCATTTCGCCTGTGTCGGACATGGCTGGAACACTAAAAATAGTAGCCTTTCGTCCGTTACGAGTAAGTATTCCTGTTTGTAATGTTTTACAGTTGATTAGTTCAAGTTATACATCTCAAGCTATTTCCAAGCTGTCTATTGTTCAACACTTGCTTGTCATTTGTTAAGAagtttattgtttgtaGAGGATATATATGACAGAGTTTTAATTTGAGTAAAAATTGGGTATAATTTTGAaggaaaaaatttataatcacCACTAATTGTATTATAAAGATACTACCAGAAATGTTGTCAATCAAAGATATAATTGTAGGCAAATGAAGTAGATACCAGTGTCTACACCTCTCCCTATAGCAATTTACATAAGGTTTTATTTGACAATTCATTGGGATGGTGATGGTCAATTTTGCAACCAAATAAACTTACCACGCAGCTTCAAATCACGTGAACCATCTGATAAACAGTTTATAGCAAGAATATTTCTAGACAGATAGGATGTTACTCGTTTATTTGTGTTTTCAGGCTAGACTCTTGCTATCCTCTTGTCTGGTAGTCTACTGATAACAAAAACTTGTTGTATAGTCCCTAGTAATCAAATAGTGAACCATCTATACATAAAATCCTGTACCTAACTAGACGCGCTCATTAGGGCTATAGCCCTAATACTGTATATAATCACATCCAAACATCAATAGTTAATGCAACCTCGCactaaaaattttttttttcttctcaCTCCCTAACTAAGTGGATCTTCTAATACGCATAACCCTCACAAActtaacaacaataataacatagtgagagagagagagagaaaaaaattagtgCCTCAATACTGAGAGTGTGTGTAMCCMATAGTGTGTGTAGAGTACGTGCGTGAAAGaatttggtgaaaaaaaaaaaatttacacTTGAAAAGTGATTTTCATATATAGAAAACTTTTTATTCGATTAAACCTCAACTTTGATACTAATCAACTAGCCCAAGATGTCTGACGTTGAAGAACAATACcaagaagaacaacaaccagTCGTTcaagaagaattacaaGTCGTTGAATTAGCCACTACCATCCCATTGGATGTTCAAGAAGCTCAAAGAGAAGtcaaattattcaacaaatgGTCTTTTGAAGATGTTGAAGTTAAAGACGTTTCATTAGTCGACTACATTCAAATCAGAAACCCAGTTTTCGTTTCCCATACTGCTGGTAAATACGCCTCTAAAAGATTCAGAAAGGCTCAATGTCCAATCGTTGAAAGATTAACCAACtctttgatgatgaatggTAGAAACAATGGTAAAAAATTGAAGGCCGTTAGAATCGTCAAACACGCTTTGGAAATCATTCACGTTTTAACTGAACAAAACCCAATccaagttgttgttgatgctATTGTCAACTCTGGTGCCAGAGAAGATTCCACCAGAATTGGTTCTTCTGGTACTGTCAGAAGACAAGCTGTTGATGTTTCTCCATTAAGAAGAGTCAACCAAGCTATTGCCTTGTTGACTATCGGTGCCAGAGAAGCTTCTTTCAGAAACATCAAAACTATTGCTGAATGTTTAGCTGAAGAATTGATCAACGCTGCTAAAGGTTCTTCTACTTCTTACGCTATCAAGAAGAAGGATGAATTAGAAAGAGTTGCTAAATCTAACCGTTAAGGaaagaaaaccaaaaaaaacaagaaatcaagaaaagaaattttcatggaaacaaagaaagaaagaaagaagaatccTGTGGGGGAAACTGTCATTATTACGTTTAtacatatttttttgcaaatcaaataatcaaaaaaaatataaaaaccaacaatctaatatatatattacgGGTTTTAACATTTTTTAAAGATAATACTAATgttaaattaaaagaatctTATAATCTGTTGATTTATGTAAGCTTGACctcaaaaagaaaaccaaCTGATGTATAACACCCACCAGCATGACCATAAAAGAGCAATATctgaattaaataatatattaaaAGGTGTCTCTCGATCTTATAAGCTAACCTATTTTTCTATACACTGATTAAACTTTGATGGGATATAAAGCACGAATGAAAAACCCAGTAAAAGTGTTGTTTAACAATTGCTCATATCTTTCTACTCGTTctattaaaattgattcttcttcttcttcctcttctttgTTAGTGTCTTCACTATCTTTCTTGGCTTGTTGTTCATCGTCTTGACACCTCAAATAACCACTCTTTGTAGTTCCAGCCACCTTATGTAATTTATTCTTTGTGAATTCCAATCTGCTAGTTAACtgttttttaattaaaaactctcgaatcaatatcattaacaAGAAACAAGCAAAAAAGCAAGAGCCAGCAAATATCTGTGTGTGCAAGTAAGGTCTTTTAGCCCCAGGAATAACCAATGCAAGGGCTATAACTTCTGAAACAAGACAAAAGAATGACACGGTAATATTAATACCTGACCATGCTGCTGGCATTTGTTCCATGTGAGGGTCTAAAACATCAGCAGCCAATGGTTGAGCTAAAGAAGACCCCACACCAATAACCAATCCAATAATAACTGCAAATGCAATCAATGAACCAAATGTTGTCGCATTAATCCAAAAGGCAAAAAGTAATATAGTAATCAATAAGCATGCACTGGCAGTAAAATTTGCCCGTCCTATTCTATCAGCAGTAATACCCATACTAGGACGTCCTACGATTTGAGCAGCATTCATTACTGAAGTTAATATTGATCCTTGGGAATGTGAAAGACCCACTGAAGAAGCATATGATGACATACTAAACAACATCAAGG from Candida albicans SC5314 chromosome 5, complete sequence encodes the following:
- the RPS5 gene encoding 40S ribosomal protein uS7 (Ribosomal protein S5; macrophage/pseudohyphal-induced after 16 h; downregulated upon phagocytosis by murine macrophage; Hap43-induced; Spider biofilm repressed), with the protein product MSDVEEQYQEEQQPVVQEELQVVELATTIPLDVQEAQREVKLFNKWSFEDVEVKDVSLVDYIQIRNPVFVSHTAGKYASKRFRKAQCPIVERLTNSLMMNGRNNGKKLKAVRIVKHALEIIHVLTEQNPIQVVVDAIVNSGAREDSTRIGSSGTVRRQAVDVSPLRRVNQAIALLTIGAREASFRNIKTIAECLAEELINAAKGSSTSYAIKKKDELERVAKSNR
- the TNA1 gene encoding Tna1p (Putative nicotinic acid transporter; detected at germ tube plasma membrane by mass spectrometry; transcript induced upon phagocytosis by macrophage; rat catheter biofilm induced); this encodes MTTLAEEKHTTDMSKDPEYISSDDSFPEDIAENKVDPEIEVEQLAQELGINQKKLMWKIDLWVVPPFCLLYFLSFLDRVNISNANIYGLTADLKLTGNQYNTALTVFFVPYVVFEVLANYCIKFVKPHIWLSTLVLLFGGISIGMGFVQNFGGLVACRFLIGVTEASTFPSIFYLLSTYYSKAESQRRFSAFFSCTALSGAASGAIAYRINELNMVHGLESWRWIFIIEGAITAGCAILLFFIIADFPEEARFLNANERTFLKRKLEILAGTKSAYEIKNTIKDVAKCFKDWLIWLPALSYFGLIIPSYGYAYFAATIIKQMGYTAVSAQQHSVYPWVCAFGVINVVAFISDRFKRRLPFAIGTCIMAIVGLAMILGATHSPKVRYVGCFLTASGLYTAMPMVVCWAALNNGSHIRKSVGTAWQIGFGNIGGIIATFIFLAKDAPVYKPGLATSIAGVCFSILCSLAYFFVCHRMNQVKQTDAYKQDFNAMPEREQINAGDRNPNFVYLY